A window of Lacibacter sediminis contains these coding sequences:
- a CDS encoding SGNH/GDSL hydrolase family protein: MKKIVIDALVTIFICAGLFFLLQFFAEKTGLFLPLNTRHIYQLLQAFIILFCLYAFFYKRLWNSGLFRSPLKISLFLFSIVTLLFIIYHSLSLNKSILAYYRYFSSDNFISWKGRMYERDSLLGYRMRPDNFSSLVYDLKQPVPVKTDSNGFRVAHTREQFSDVNKPVDLLFLGCSFTFGSACKAEETFPYIVARESGMNYINAAVGGYGLAQMLIQANQLLPKYKPRYIIIQRSPWLIERSLIEFAPSRGGYLLPTPYFIEKENEFAIDPPVYQSPINELLPEEDRKIYKGNFLRYYFKKGISYFGNQQIQIIKTRMRNILGHKKRPTPKRHEAELFAYSEIIKLARAHDVEVILLHLNNGPITFKGKLPVGNYSYRIANADSALRQRMSSSDEQEYVRLFGHWGMRGNDSVFIDGHPNPLAHKLIATSILMQLPGK, encoded by the coding sequence ATGAAAAAAATTGTAATTGACGCACTAGTAACAATTTTTATTTGTGCAGGGTTGTTTTTTTTACTTCAGTTCTTTGCTGAAAAGACTGGTTTGTTTCTTCCATTGAATACCAGGCATATTTATCAATTACTACAGGCGTTCATTATTCTTTTTTGTCTTTATGCTTTTTTCTACAAAAGACTTTGGAATTCCGGATTATTTCGAAGCCCATTAAAAATTTCACTTTTTCTTTTTTCAATTGTCACTCTGCTTTTTATTATCTATCACTCTCTTTCCTTAAATAAAAGTATTCTTGCATACTATAGATATTTTTCTTCTGATAATTTTATATCATGGAAGGGCAGGATGTACGAGCGGGATAGTTTATTAGGTTACAGGATGCGTCCGGATAATTTCAGTTCTCTTGTTTACGATCTGAAGCAACCTGTTCCTGTTAAAACTGACAGTAATGGTTTTAGAGTTGCACACACCAGAGAACAATTTAGTGATGTAAATAAACCTGTTGATCTCTTATTTCTCGGTTGCTCATTTACCTTTGGATCTGCATGTAAAGCTGAAGAAACATTTCCATACATAGTTGCCCGGGAATCGGGAATGAATTATATCAATGCTGCTGTTGGGGGCTATGGCTTGGCACAGATGCTGATACAGGCAAACCAACTTCTTCCAAAATATAAACCTCGTTACATAATTATTCAACGGAGTCCATGGCTCATTGAGCGATCGCTTATAGAATTTGCTCCAAGCAGGGGCGGTTACTTACTTCCTACACCTTACTTTATTGAAAAGGAAAATGAATTTGCTATTGATCCGCCGGTTTATCAATCACCGATAAATGAATTATTACCTGAGGAAGATCGAAAAATATATAAGGGTAATTTTTTGCGTTATTATTTCAAGAAGGGGATCAGTTATTTTGGGAACCAACAAATACAAATCATCAAAACAAGAATGAGAAATATTCTTGGACATAAAAAAAGACCTACACCTAAGCGACATGAAGCTGAACTGTTTGCATATTCAGAAATTATAAAACTGGCCAGAGCGCATGATGTAGAGGTGATTTTGTTACATCTGAATAATGGACCGATCACATTTAAAGGGAAACTTCCTGTTGGTAATTATTCATATCGTATTGCAAATGCCGATTCTGCTCTGCGCCAAAGAATGAGTAGCAGTGATGAGCAGGAATATGTAAGATTGTTTGGGCATTGGGGAATGAGAGGGAATGATTCAGTTTTTATCGATGGGCACCCCAATCCACTTGCTCATAAGTTGATTGCAACTTCAATTCTTATGCAGCTCCCCGGGAAATAG
- the aroQ gene encoding type II 3-dehydroquinate dehydratase: MKKIAIINGPNLNLLGKREPGVYGNQSFDEYFEELKAKFPAVEFHYYQSNVEGELINELQRVGFSYDGIVMNPGGYTHTSVAIGDAIAAITTPVVEVHISNVHAREEFRKLSHVSAKAAGSIIGLGLKGYELAITWLLKESNS, from the coding sequence ATGAAGAAGATCGCCATCATTAATGGACCTAATCTCAATCTGCTCGGTAAACGTGAGCCTGGTGTGTATGGCAACCAATCGTTTGATGAATATTTCGAAGAACTGAAAGCGAAATTTCCTGCAGTTGAATTTCATTACTACCAAAGCAATGTAGAAGGCGAGTTGATCAATGAATTGCAGCGTGTTGGTTTTTCCTACGATGGTATCGTCATGAATCCCGGGGGTTACACGCATACTTCTGTTGCCATTGGTGATGCCATTGCTGCTATTACAACACCTGTTGTTGAAGTGCATATTTCAAATGTACATGCACGGGAAGAGTTTCGTAAACTATCTCATGTAAGTGCAAAAGCAGCAGGCAGTATTATTGGTTTGGGGTTGAAGGGGTATGAGTTGGCGATCACATGGCTATTAAAGGAGAGTAATAGTTAA
- a CDS encoding sulfatase-like hydrolase/transferase, which produces MQKLFQKAKLFLGKQPLFLLLLPLFFIYSGYNELFGFLSIKFILSNLAVILVCIFTCLLLFYKLLRDFTKASVFTFIISLYCLVFGYLHDSLKQLFPQSFFVKFTFVIPAFFSLFLIALIVLKKRKKPFTELFLFLNLLFIVLLLSEIPNSVKRYQLDKSVDNLIDFRFNAYNDYQPTKALPDSLKPDIYFLLFDAMASSKSILQNFGRNNYQLDTFLKQKGFYVIPKGKANYNWTIHSLSTTFNMEYLPPWIAPVMNDGKAYFWGSASILNNSLFRILKQEGYSINSYQPISFDNKDWPGNSYFSSFKKYHYSFKTLPGRIYRDVFWNYNRIDVDFIKERQFKIISNRNNEKKAYLDTTIDLIKQSCSTSGKQKFIYGHFMIPHDPYTFDSTGNVKAPEQTIIKRKEDDADAYYSQLVYAGNVIRELVAYIQTNNKKNTIIIVAGDHGYRSSESEKAGYNFENFNAFYFPDKDYAKLYDSVSPVNTFRIVLNKSFGSNLPILKDSSILVTVQKETIKNKEKINSR; this is translated from the coding sequence ATGCAAAAACTCTTTCAAAAAGCAAAACTATTTCTTGGTAAGCAACCTCTTTTCCTTTTGCTGCTGCCTTTATTTTTTATATACAGTGGTTATAATGAGCTGTTTGGGTTTCTTTCTATCAAGTTTATTTTATCGAACCTGGCAGTTATTCTTGTATGCATATTTACTTGTCTTCTGCTTTTTTATAAACTACTTCGTGATTTTACAAAGGCATCCGTATTTACTTTTATCATTAGCTTATATTGCCTCGTATTCGGCTATCTGCACGACAGTTTAAAGCAGTTGTTTCCGCAAAGTTTTTTTGTAAAATTCACTTTCGTGATTCCTGCATTCTTTAGTTTATTCCTGATTGCATTGATTGTATTAAAAAAAAGAAAAAAGCCTTTTACAGAATTGTTTCTTTTCCTGAATCTACTGTTCATCGTTTTGCTTCTCTCCGAAATACCTAACAGCGTAAAACGTTACCAACTGGATAAAAGTGTTGACAACCTTATTGATTTTCGCTTTAATGCATACAACGATTATCAGCCAACAAAAGCTCTTCCTGATTCTTTAAAGCCAGACATCTATTTTCTGTTGTTTGATGCAATGGCTTCATCAAAAAGTATTTTACAAAATTTTGGCCGGAATAATTACCAACTGGATACATTTTTAAAGCAAAAAGGGTTTTATGTGATCCCGAAGGGAAAAGCAAATTATAATTGGACCATTCATTCATTAAGCACAACCTTTAATATGGAGTACCTCCCACCATGGATTGCTCCTGTAATGAACGACGGGAAAGCTTATTTCTGGGGTTCAGCATCAATACTAAACAATTCATTATTCCGAATTCTAAAACAGGAAGGATATTCTATTAATAGCTACCAGCCTATCTCTTTTGATAACAAAGACTGGCCTGGCAATTCATATTTTTCAAGTTTTAAAAAGTATCATTATAGTTTTAAAACATTACCCGGAAGGATTTACCGTGATGTCTTTTGGAATTACAACCGGATCGATGTCGATTTTATAAAAGAAAGACAATTTAAGATCATCTCAAATCGCAACAATGAGAAGAAAGCTTATTTGGATACAACAATAGATTTAATAAAACAAAGTTGTTCAACCTCAGGGAAGCAGAAATTTATTTACGGCCATTTCATGATACCACATGACCCTTACACATTCGATAGTACAGGAAATGTAAAAGCCCCTGAACAAACAATTATAAAACGTAAAGAAGATGACGCCGATGCATATTATAGTCAGCTTGTTTATGCAGGAAATGTTATCAGGGAGTTAGTCGCATATATACAGACAAACAATAAAAAGAATACTATTATCATCGTAGCCGGGGATCATGGTTACCGCAGCAGCGAATCGGAAAAAGCCGGTTACAACTTTGAGAACTTTAATGCCTTCTATTTTCCAGATAAAGACTATGCGAAACTATATGATTCTGTTTCGCCTGTCAATACATTTCGCATCGTACTTAATAAATCATTCGGAAGTAATTTGCCAATCTTAAAAGACAGTAGTATTCTTGTCACTGTGCAAAAAGAGACAATCAAGAATAAAGAGAAAATAAATTCCAGGTGA
- the rplQ gene encoding 50S ribosomal protein L17, whose product MRHGDKIKNLGRTASHRKALLTNLAIELIQHKRIVTTLTKAKALRTWIEPLITKAKDNSTHSRRVVFSYLQNKEAVTELFSTVAEKVASRPGGYTRVLKLGIRVGDNAEKAMIELVDFNEIYGKGKGEAAAPAKKTRRAGGAKKKADAAAEAVAPAAEEKTEEKSAE is encoded by the coding sequence ATGCGTCACGGAGACAAAATCAAAAATTTGGGACGTACCGCTTCTCACAGAAAAGCGTTACTGACCAACCTCGCAATTGAGCTGATTCAGCACAAGCGTATTGTTACAACCTTAACTAAGGCGAAGGCTTTACGTACCTGGATCGAGCCATTGATCACTAAGGCAAAAGATAACTCAACTCACAGCCGTCGTGTTGTGTTCAGCTACCTGCAAAACAAAGAAGCAGTAACTGAACTGTTCAGCACGGTTGCTGAAAAAGTTGCAAGTCGCCCGGGTGGTTACACACGTGTACTGAAATTGGGCATTCGTGTAGGTGATAATGCAGAAAAAGCCATGATTGAACTGGTTGATTTCAACGAGATCTACGGTAAAGGAAAAGGCGAAGCTGCTGCTCCTGCTAAGAAAACCCGTCGTGCCGGTGGTGCGAAGAAGAAGGCTGATGCTGCAGCGGAAGCTGTTGCGCCTGCTGCTGAAGAAAAAACAGAAGAAAAATCAGCTGAGTAA
- the carA gene encoding glutamine-hydrolyzing carbamoyl-phosphate synthase small subunit, whose translation MTQPHKPTGTQTAILMLEDGNVFYGKAFGKIGTTTGEICFNTGMTGYQEVFTDPSYSGQIIIMNNVHTGNYGTFEKDVESSSVKIKGLIGRNLEDRFSRYSADKSLQQYLEEQNIVSIEDIDTRAIVTHVRTKGAMNCIISSEILDEAKLKEELAKVPSMEGLELASTVSTTKAYNMGDEKSPIRIAVMDFGTKLNILQCMVDRGAYLKVFPAKTKIEELKAFNPAGYFISNGPGDPASMDYAIETVKAIINEKKPTFGICLGHQLLALANDISTFKMHHGHRGLNHPVKNLVTGLCEITTQNHGFGVDPEAVRKAANVEITHVNLNDESIEGIRLKDRPAFSVQYHPESTPGPHDSRYLFDDFINMIKSSLN comes from the coding sequence ATGACACAACCACATAAGCCAACAGGAACTCAAACCGCTATCTTGATGTTGGAAGATGGCAATGTATTTTACGGTAAAGCATTTGGTAAGATTGGTACTACTACCGGTGAGATCTGTTTCAACACAGGAATGACGGGTTATCAGGAAGTATTTACTGATCCAAGTTACTCCGGCCAGATCATTATTATGAACAATGTGCATACCGGTAACTACGGCACATTTGAAAAAGATGTAGAAAGCAGTAGTGTAAAAATTAAAGGTCTTATTGGCCGAAACCTAGAGGATCGTTTCTCAAGGTATTCTGCTGACAAATCCCTGCAGCAATATCTTGAAGAACAGAACATTGTTTCTATTGAAGATATTGACACAAGAGCAATTGTAACGCATGTACGTACAAAAGGTGCCATGAACTGCATTATCTCTTCTGAAATATTAGATGAAGCAAAACTGAAAGAAGAGTTAGCAAAAGTTCCGTCAATGGAGGGCCTTGAACTTGCGAGCACCGTAAGCACAACTAAAGCTTATAATATGGGTGATGAAAAATCGCCGATCCGTATTGCTGTGATGGACTTTGGTACAAAACTCAACATTCTGCAATGCATGGTTGATCGTGGAGCTTACCTGAAAGTATTCCCTGCAAAAACAAAGATCGAAGAGTTGAAAGCATTTAACCCTGCAGGTTACTTTATATCAAATGGTCCGGGCGATCCTGCAAGTATGGATTATGCAATTGAAACAGTGAAGGCCATCATCAATGAGAAGAAGCCAACCTTTGGTATTTGTCTCGGCCATCAGTTATTGGCTTTGGCAAATGATATTTCTACATTCAAAATGCATCACGGTCATCGTGGATTAAATCACCCGGTGAAAAACCTGGTAACAGGTTTGTGTGAGATCACGACGCAGAACCATGGTTTTGGTGTTGATCCGGAAGCGGTGCGTAAAGCAGCGAATGTTGAGATCACACATGTGAACCTGAATGATGAATCGATTGAAGGTATTCGATTGAAAGATCGTCCTGCATTCTCTGTGCAATATCATCCGGAAAGCACACCTGGTCCGCACGACAGCCGCTACCTGTTTGATGATTTCATCAACATGATCAAAAGCAGTTTAAATTAA